One Bombina bombina isolate aBomBom1 chromosome 5, aBomBom1.pri, whole genome shotgun sequence DNA segment encodes these proteins:
- the LOC128661755 gene encoding actin-1-like: MGKKNIAAVVLDNGSGSCKGGLAGYSSPVSIISSVVGRPHLKSSILGADHKNYYVGKEAQARRGVLSLTYPMEHGVVTSWDDMEKVWRYMYKYEMQIKSRERPVLVTEAPFNPVQHRETMTEILFEHFRVPAMYVAVEAKLALYAAGRTNGIVLNSGDGVTYAVPVYKGECLLYPECRLDVAGRDITEYLRMLLMETGHSFASSAEKEIVKDLKEKLCYVALNPEQEMRAEQALKEYKLPDDNTIRIGSQLFRAPEILFNPASNGSDAPGVHEMLLNSIAKCSWYVRRRLYGNILLSGGSTLFHGFDERILKEMRRQVPSSCKVTIIAPPDREFCVWIGGSVLASLSQFRRMWVTSKEYEEVGPTVTDRKCG, from the exons atggggaaaaaaa ACATTGCTGCAGTAGTTTTAGACAATGGCTCAGGGTCATGCAAGGGGGGACTAGCAGGTTACAGCTCCCCAGTGTCCATCATCAGTTCTGTAGTTGGCCGACCACATCTGAAATCTTCAATACTGGGAGCTGATCACAAGAATTACTATGTAGGAAAGGAAGCCCAGGCCAGGAGAGGGGTCCTGAGCTTAACCTATCCAATGGAGCACGGTGTAGTTACATCCTGGGATGACATGGAAAAAGTCTGgcggtatatgtataaatatgaaatGCAGATTAAATCCAGAGAAAGACCAGTCTTAGTAACAGAAGCTCCCTTTAACCCAGTGCAGCATCGTGAAACAATGACTGAGATACTGTTTGAGCATTTTAGGGTCCCTGCCATGTATGTTGCAGTAGAGGCAAAACTTGCCCTCTATGCCGCCGGTCGCACTAATGGTATTGTCTTGAATAGTGGAGATGGTGTCACCTATGCTGTGCCTGTTTATAAAGGGGAGTGCTTGCTGTACCCTGAGTGTCGTCTGGACGTCGCAGGCAGAGACATCACAGAATATCTCAGGATGCTGCTTATGGAGACCGGTCATTCGTTTGCGAGTTCTGCTGAGAAAGAGATTGTAAAGGACTTGAAGGAGAAGCTTTGCTACGTGGCCCTAAATCCTGAGCAGGAAATGAGAGCTGAACAGGCCCTAAAGGAATATAAACTGCCGGATGACAACACGATCCGCATAGGCAGCCAGCTGTTCCGTGCCCCAGAAATTCTCTTTAATCCAGCTAGCAATGGCAGTGACGCACCTGGAGTGCATGAGATGCTGCTTAATAGCATTGCAAAATGCAGCTGGTATGTGCGGCGCAGACTTTACGGCAACATCCTGTTATCAGGAGGCTCTACCCTGTTTCACGGATTTGATGAACGAATTTTAAAGGAGATGCGACGCCAGGTACCAAGTAGCTGTAAAGTCACCATCATAGCCCCTCCAGACAGGGAATTCTGCGTGTGGATTGGGGGGTCAGTGCTTGCAAGTCTCAGCCAGTTTAGGCGGATGTGGGTCACCTCTAAGGAGTATGAGGAAGTTGGTCCAACAGTGACGGACAGGAAATGCGGCTAA